TTTGCCCAGGCTGGTGGCGTAATGGGAGCAGTAAAAGCCTATCTGAAAGAAGAAGCTGACAAAATCAATGCCATCCAAGTAGCTAATCTGGATAAGAAAACCATCGGTTCATTGCGGGCGTATGCCAAATCAGGCAAAGCACCGGGGCAATTTATAGAAGTGATGGCATGTGAAGGTGGCTGTATCACCGGACCTTGTACGCACAATGAGATTGCCGCAGGTAAACGTCAGTTTGTACAAGAATTAGCTAAACAGGAAAAGACGTATTAAAATTGATGAATAGGTACGCGGACAACGCGGACTAAACGGACGAACACGGATTTAAAAGGCTACGCTTATTGATAACTAAATCCGCGTTATCGTGCGTCATCTGCGGACGAAAAATAAAAATCCGCGCTCGTCCGTTTAGTCCGTGTCGTCCGGGTATCCATTAATAAAACAACATGAAGAATCTGATTGACCGATTGCATAGTGAACGAAGTCTAAGTGCTGAAGAATATAAAGCACTACTCCTTTGCCAAGACGCTGATACTTTAAAGTATCTGCAGGAGCAGGCACGGGAGGTGTCACTTGAGCAGTTTGGCAATCGGGTATTTATTCGTGGGCTGATCGAGATTACCAACCATTGCCGTAACAATTGCTATTATTGCGGTATACGGAAAGGAAATCAATCTGTTCTCCGTTATGAGTTGACACGGGAAGATATTCTGGAATGTTGTCGTGAAGGGTATACCCTCGGTTTCCGGACTTTCGTCTTGCAAGGTGGTGAAACATCCTCCGTAAAAGATGATTTTATCCTTGAAACTGTTACTGCTATACATCGTGAGTTTCCGGATTGCGCCATCACACTATCATTAGGCGAAAAGTCCCATGAGACTTACGAGCATTTCTTCCGGGCGGGTGCCAATCGATATTTGCTTCGCCACGAAACGCATAATGAAGAGCATTACCATCATCTGCACCCCGATAAGATGTCTATCAGACAACGCCTGCAATGTTTGGCATGGCTGAAAGAAATAGGATATCAGACAGGAACAGGTATTATGGTAGGGAGTCCGGGACAAAACACCGATCATCTGGTGGAAGACCTCCTTTTTATAGAGCGATTTCATCCTGAAATGATAGGAATCGGTCCTTTTATTCCTCACCACGATACCCCGTTTGCAGCATGCCCGCCGGGAAGCATGGAGATGACCCTGAAACTTCTTTCCATCTTCCGGTTAATGCATCCGAAGGTATTATTACCCTCTACCACAGCATTAGCAACGCTTGCACCGGATGGACGGGAACGCGGAATACTGGCAGGAGCCAACGTAGTAATGCCGAACCTTTCTCCCCCGGAACAACGGAACAAATACTCACTTTATGATAACAAAGCCTCTTTGGGAGCCGAAGCCGCAGAAGGCTTACAACAATTAGAAGAGAAACTGACGGTTATCGGATACCGGATATCGAAAGAAAGAGGAGACTACTAATCACTAATCACTCACCCCTAATCACTAAAAAACGTGTATAATGTAAGTTCAAAACAGGCAGAAGAGTTCATCGATCACCCGGAGATACTGGATACGCTGGACTATGCCCGTACCAATAAAGACAACCGTGCCCTCATTGAGAGTCTGCTCGAAAAGGCAGCCTCATGCAAAGGTTTGTCCCATCGTGAAGCCGCTCTACTGTTAGAATGCAACCAGCCCGACCTGACGGAACGCATCTTCCATCTGGCACGGGAAATTAAGCAAAAACTATATGGCAACCGCATCGTAATGTTCGCCCCGTTATACCTTTCCAATTATTGTGTGAACGGATGCGTTTACTGCCCCTATCATGCAAAGAACCGCACTATCGCTCGCAAGAAATTATCACAAGAAGAAATACGCCGGGAAGTGATTACCTTGCAGGATATGGGACACAAACGTCTGGCACTGGAAGCCGGCGAAGACCCGCTACGCAACCCCATCGATTATATTCTGGAATCTATTCAGACCATCTATGGTATTCATCATAAGAATGGTGCTATCCGGCGGGTAAACGTGAATATTGCCGCTACAACGGTAGAGAACTATCGTCGGCTGAGAGATGCAGGTATCGGTACTTACATTCTTTTCCAGGAAACCTATCACAAGGGGAATTACGAGACCCTGCACCCCACAGGTCCTAAAAGCAAGTATTCCTATCACACCGAAGCTATGGACCGTGCCATGGAAGGTGGTATCGACGATGTAGGTATAGGTGTATTATTCGGGTTGAATACCTATCGATACGATTTCGTAGGATTATTGATGCATGCCGAACATCTGGAAGCTGCATTCGGTGTCGGACCGCATACGATCAGTGTACCCCGTATCTGCCCAGCGGATGATATTGAAACAAAAGATTTCCCCAATGCCATTTCTGATGAAATGTTCTGCCGCCTCGTTGCGGTAATCCGCATTGCAGTGCCTTACACCGGAATGATCATTTCCACCCGTGAATCGGAAGCTGTACGACGTAAGGTATTGGAATTAGGTATTTCACAAATCAGTGGCGGTTCACGCACCAGCGTAGGCGGATATGCCGTACCAGAAACGAAAGAAGAGAACTCGGCCCAATTCGATATCAGCGACCGCCGCACACTGGATGAAGTAGTAAACTGGCTGCTCGA
The nucleotide sequence above comes from Bacteroides intestinalis DSM 17393. Encoded proteins:
- the hydG gene encoding [FeFe] hydrogenase H-cluster radical SAM maturase HydG; translation: MYNVSSKQAEEFIDHPEILDTLDYARTNKDNRALIESLLEKAASCKGLSHREAALLLECNQPDLTERIFHLAREIKQKLYGNRIVMFAPLYLSNYCVNGCVYCPYHAKNRTIARKKLSQEEIRREVITLQDMGHKRLALEAGEDPLRNPIDYILESIQTIYGIHHKNGAIRRVNVNIAATTVENYRRLRDAGIGTYILFQETYHKGNYETLHPTGPKSKYSYHTEAMDRAMEGGIDDVGIGVLFGLNTYRYDFVGLLMHAEHLEAAFGVGPHTISVPRICPADDIETKDFPNAISDEMFCRLVAVIRIAVPYTGMIISTRESEAVRRKVLELGISQISGGSRTSVGGYAVPETKEENSAQFDISDRRTLDEVVNWLLDLGHIPSFCTACYREGRTGDRFMSLVKRGQIANCCQPNALMTLKEYLEDYASPETREKGIRLIHEEMERIPNPKIREIALRNLHEIEEGKRDFRF
- the hydE gene encoding [FeFe] hydrogenase H-cluster radical SAM maturase HydE is translated as MKNLIDRLHSERSLSAEEYKALLLCQDADTLKYLQEQAREVSLEQFGNRVFIRGLIEITNHCRNNCYYCGIRKGNQSVLRYELTREDILECCREGYTLGFRTFVLQGGETSSVKDDFILETVTAIHREFPDCAITLSLGEKSHETYEHFFRAGANRYLLRHETHNEEHYHHLHPDKMSIRQRLQCLAWLKEIGYQTGTGIMVGSPGQNTDHLVEDLLFIERFHPEMIGIGPFIPHHDTPFAACPPGSMEMTLKLLSIFRLMHPKVLLPSTTALATLAPDGRERGILAGANVVMPNLSPPEQRNKYSLYDNKASLGAEAAEGLQQLEEKLTVIGYRISKERGDY